In the Aromatoleum bremense genome, one interval contains:
- a CDS encoding SCO family protein, producing MLRTLILATALALAGCTDSSAPKPSFHATDITGAEYGSTFSLTDHHGTPRTLADFRGKVVTMFFGYTQCPDVCPTTLSTMSEVMRQLGPDAERVQVLFVTVDPERDTQALLANYVPQFDARFLGLYGDAAQTQAVAKDFRVFYQKSGDIEGANYTVDHVAGTYVFDPAGRLRLYVKHGESAENIAADIRALLPPK from the coding sequence ATGCTACGCACCCTGATCCTCGCGACCGCGCTTGCGCTCGCGGGCTGTACCGATTCCTCCGCACCCAAGCCTTCTTTCCACGCCACGGACATCACCGGTGCCGAATACGGCAGCACCTTTTCGCTGACCGACCACCACGGCACCCCGCGCACGCTGGCGGACTTCCGCGGCAAGGTTGTGACGATGTTCTTCGGCTATACGCAATGCCCGGACGTCTGCCCGACGACGCTGTCGACGATGAGCGAAGTGATGCGCCAGCTCGGGCCGGACGCCGAGCGCGTGCAGGTGCTGTTCGTCACCGTCGACCCCGAGCGCGACACACAAGCGCTGCTCGCGAACTACGTTCCGCAGTTCGACGCGCGCTTCCTCGGCTTGTATGGCGATGCCGCCCAGACGCAGGCGGTGGCGAAGGATTTCCGCGTTTTCTACCAGAAAAGCGGCGATATCGAAGGCGCGAACTACACCGTCGATCATGTTGCCGGGACCTATGTCTTCGATCCGGCAGGGCGGTTGCGCCTGTATGTGAAGCACGGAGAATCCGCCGAAAACATCGCGGCGGACATCAGGGCGTTGCTGCCGCCGAAGTGA
- the rpoH gene encoding RNA polymerase sigma factor RpoH, translating into MSQALSFPVPFAVGSIDQYIQSVNRIPLLTEQEEVNLATRLRHEGDLEAARGLVMSHLRLVVAISRGYLGYGLPHADLIQEGNIGLMKAVKRFDPDRGVRLVSFAIHWIKAEIHEYILKNWRLVKIATTKAQRKLFFNLRSLKQDTGTLNRDEVVAVAKQLGVKPEEVVEMETRLTGRDVQLEGGADDDEHHFAPIAYLPDPHAEPSEVLEQAQLARLQDEGLSDALASLDDRSRTIVKRRWLTEGDSATLHELAAEYGVSAERIRQIEAKAMQKMRGLLAAA; encoded by the coding sequence ATGAGCCAAGCCCTGTCTTTCCCGGTACCTTTTGCCGTCGGCAGTATCGACCAGTACATCCAGTCGGTGAATCGCATCCCGCTGCTCACCGAGCAGGAAGAGGTGAATCTGGCCACGCGCCTGCGCCACGAAGGCGATCTGGAAGCTGCCCGCGGGCTGGTGATGTCTCATCTGCGGCTGGTGGTCGCGATCTCGCGCGGTTACCTCGGCTATGGCTTGCCGCACGCCGACCTGATCCAGGAAGGCAACATCGGCCTGATGAAAGCGGTGAAGCGCTTCGACCCCGATCGCGGCGTGCGGCTCGTTTCGTTCGCGATCCACTGGATCAAGGCCGAGATCCACGAGTACATCCTGAAGAACTGGCGCCTCGTCAAGATCGCGACGACCAAGGCGCAGCGCAAGCTGTTCTTCAACCTGCGCAGTCTCAAGCAGGACACCGGCACGCTGAATCGGGACGAAGTGGTCGCGGTCGCGAAGCAGCTCGGCGTAAAACCCGAGGAAGTCGTCGAGATGGAGACCCGGCTCACCGGGCGGGACGTCCAGCTCGAGGGCGGGGCCGACGACGACGAACATCACTTCGCGCCGATCGCCTACCTGCCCGACCCGCACGCCGAGCCTTCGGAAGTGCTCGAACAGGCACAACTGGCCCGCCTGCAGGACGAGGGGCTGAGCGACGCGCTCGCGAGCCTTGACGACCGCAGCCGCACGATCGTCAAACGGCGCTGGCTGACCGAAGGCGACAGTGCGACGCTGCACGAACTCGCCGCCGAATACGGCGTGTCGGCGGAACGCATCCGCCAGATCGAGGCCAAGGCGATGCAGAAGATGCGGGGCTTGCTGGCGGCTGCGTGA
- a CDS encoding porin, translating to MQKKLIALAVAGLVSAPVFAQSNVTVYGIADAFFGYGKMDDNKFTGVESGGWAGFRLGFKGSEDLGNGLKAVFTLEYGIELDDNEGVGSGASRSRQQFVGLQGGFGFLGLGRQYSPGYYVLKYDAINVVPFSPQFILANALGSNIVAASPARLSNSINYKSPDFGGLTLNAIYGFNEENQDNNRQAGDTAAIGAEYANGPLAVGLVYSQVKQDAGAIASEKFNGVADDTKKEAYLGAAYDFGMFKLMGSYQVIKDATDREDSDKVWQVGGIVPVSSAGKVHLSYGRTDADRDDSDAAAWSLLYSHSLSKRTTAYMGYTQVDNDDATNISVLAKRTDETTGAALFDEESRNFLIGLNHSF from the coding sequence ATGCAGAAGAAACTGATTGCCCTGGCCGTCGCCGGCCTGGTCTCCGCCCCGGTTTTCGCGCAGTCGAACGTCACCGTGTACGGTATCGCCGACGCTTTCTTCGGCTACGGCAAGATGGACGACAACAAGTTCACCGGCGTCGAGAGCGGCGGCTGGGCGGGTTTCCGCCTGGGCTTCAAGGGTAGCGAGGACCTCGGCAACGGCCTGAAGGCCGTGTTCACGCTCGAGTACGGTATCGAACTCGACGACAACGAAGGCGTCGGCTCCGGTGCCTCGCGTAGCCGTCAGCAGTTCGTCGGCCTGCAGGGCGGTTTCGGCTTCCTCGGCCTCGGTCGCCAGTACTCGCCGGGCTACTACGTGCTCAAGTACGATGCGATCAACGTCGTTCCGTTCAGCCCGCAGTTCATTCTTGCCAACGCCCTCGGTTCGAACATCGTCGCAGCCAGCCCGGCGCGCCTCAGCAACTCGATCAACTACAAGTCGCCCGATTTCGGCGGCCTGACGCTGAACGCGATCTATGGTTTCAACGAAGAGAACCAGGACAATAACCGCCAGGCGGGTGACACGGCAGCCATCGGCGCCGAGTACGCGAACGGCCCGCTCGCCGTCGGCCTCGTCTACAGCCAGGTGAAGCAGGACGCCGGCGCCATCGCGAGCGAGAAGTTCAACGGGGTTGCCGACGACACCAAGAAGGAAGCGTATCTGGGCGCCGCCTACGACTTCGGCATGTTCAAGCTGATGGGTTCGTACCAGGTCATCAAGGATGCCACCGACAGGGAAGACAGCGACAAGGTCTGGCAGGTCGGCGGTATCGTCCCGGTCAGCTCGGCCGGCAAGGTCCATCTGTCGTATGGCCGCACGGATGCGGATAGGGATGACAGCGACGCCGCTGCCTGGTCGCTGCTGTACTCGCACAGCCTGTCGAAGCGCACGACCGCTTACATGGGCTACACGCAGGTCGATAACGACGACGCGACCAACATCTCGGTCCTCGCTAAAAGGACCGACGAGACCACTGGCGCCGCCCTCTTCGACGAAGAAAGCCGCAACTTCCTGATCGGCCTGAACCACTCGTTCTGA